A single region of the Pseudomonas sp. PDM14 genome encodes:
- a CDS encoding response regulator translates to MDDTLTVAPSARKPWIPLLVTLLLLVGLGALVGWQWWTLNAGSEAAQQERFDLAVDGVEQSVRERMRAYEMVLRGMSGLLAGSSEVSDDEWQRATDQLQLQDRYPGIQALSWGRYLQRATLGPFLQRVQAEGRAYFQIYPTGVRDEYLIVDFVHPLNWRNRRVLGFDMFSESTRREAISRARDGGEAALTGPLRLKQETEQDVQSGVLLYLPVYRQNVPLSSVEERQAALLGMVSGSFRMADLMHGILGSSSDLFWIELVDAQGGAHLLQEFDGREATSRLQASRTLNVYGREWLLKVGSTPQYEQTLRNSTLTVGLSTGLLAALLLSLLVGGYLFLRERAMVESERQAQGLREREERFRMVVEASPNAIVLVDSRGLIAMVNRQTELMFGYPRQELLQQPVEMLLPEAIRAAHVGLRAQYQESPEPRRMGGSRELFGQHRDGRSIPLEVGLSPLRSGHDVLVQAVIIDISARKAAEERFRLVVEASPNAIVLADAKGLVSMVNRQTEQMFGYSRDELLGQPVERLLPETLRGLHSGLRQVFTQDPSPRRMGNNRELFGQHRDGRLIPLEVGLSPLRSGDDMLVQAVIIDISERKAAEKRLREQAEQLALANRYKSEFLANMSHELRTPLNSILILSEQLKQNAAGNLTEKQVKHADIVYRAGNDLLQLINDVLDLAKIEAGRVQLRLEPLNVHDMLVELDASLRPMAEVKGLQLFSHVEPGVPRVINSDRGRLHQILRNLLSNALKFTESGEVELTIACSPTPLDDERETLQIVVRDTGIGIAAEQHERIFQAFQQIDGSTSRRFGGTGLGLAITRQLVEVLGGQISLQSTPGQGSRFIVQLPVVAPVQVDAHEPPVSAPVRSGQGPAMLIVEDDANFASVIAEAAQAHGFSCVQCRSGKQAIELLQSERFVAVVLDILLPDISGWQIYRRMRGLAQHREVPVHIISCVPQPQDWQADGTHYLVKPIGRQALEQVFQDLAVPGQAERPLLLVEDVDAERAYYGEHLQQLGFTCTPAATAAQALQLYAREPFGAVVIDLNLPDQDGFDLLEAMHRERPLHGTRVVVNTGVDVSHQDLQRLRHYSAVVVRKSGNDLAALDSAVQGFLAAVRTPPASTAPVLNGKRVLLVDDDMRNIYAMTALLDEIGLHVTPAKDGVEALECFAREPFDVILMDMAMPVMDGYTATRILKEEHDCRIPVIALTAHAMKGDREKCITAGADDYLAKPVARQDLLDLLQRWLSTTPEASRRAQGDKQ, encoded by the coding sequence ATGGACGACACCCTTACCGTTGCCCCTAGTGCCCGCAAACCCTGGATTCCCCTTCTGGTTACGCTGCTGTTGCTGGTCGGTCTGGGTGCGCTGGTCGGTTGGCAATGGTGGACGCTGAATGCCGGTAGCGAAGCCGCTCAGCAGGAACGCTTCGACCTGGCGGTGGATGGCGTCGAGCAGAGTGTGCGCGAGCGCATGCGCGCCTATGAAATGGTCCTGCGCGGCATGTCCGGCCTGCTCGCCGGCAGTTCGGAGGTTTCCGACGATGAGTGGCAGCGCGCTACCGATCAGCTGCAGCTGCAGGACCGTTACCCCGGCATCCAGGCGCTGAGCTGGGGACGCTACCTGCAGCGCGCCACGCTGGGACCCTTTCTGCAGCGCGTGCAGGCCGAAGGGCGGGCCTATTTCCAGATCTACCCGACCGGGGTTCGCGACGAATACCTGATCGTCGATTTCGTCCATCCGCTGAACTGGCGCAACCGCCGCGTGCTGGGCTTCGACATGTTCAGTGAGAGCACGCGTCGCGAGGCCATTAGCCGAGCCCGCGACGGTGGCGAAGCGGCGCTCACCGGGCCGCTCAGGCTCAAGCAGGAAACCGAGCAGGACGTGCAGAGCGGCGTGCTGTTGTACCTGCCGGTGTATCGGCAAAACGTGCCGCTGAGCAGTGTCGAGGAGCGCCAGGCTGCGTTGCTCGGCATGGTTTCCGGTTCCTTTCGCATGGCCGATCTGATGCACGGGATTCTCGGCAGCAGCAGTGATCTGTTCTGGATCGAGCTGGTCGACGCCCAGGGCGGCGCGCATCTGCTGCAGGAGTTCGACGGTCGCGAGGCCACTTCGCGGCTGCAGGCATCGCGCACGCTGAACGTCTACGGCCGCGAATGGCTGCTCAAGGTCGGCAGTACACCGCAGTACGAGCAGACCCTGCGCAACAGTACGCTGACCGTGGGCCTGAGCACCGGCCTGCTGGCCGCGCTGCTGCTGTCGTTGCTGGTTGGTGGCTACCTGTTCCTGCGTGAGCGGGCGATGGTCGAAAGCGAGCGCCAGGCCCAGGGGCTGCGCGAGCGCGAAGAGCGTTTTCGCATGGTGGTCGAGGCCTCGCCCAACGCCATCGTGCTGGTCGATAGTCGCGGGCTGATCGCCATGGTCAACCGGCAGACCGAGTTAATGTTCGGTTACCCGCGTCAGGAGTTGCTGCAGCAACCGGTGGAAATGTTGCTGCCGGAAGCGATTCGCGCAGCCCATGTGGGCTTGCGTGCGCAGTACCAGGAGAGTCCGGAGCCTCGTCGCATGGGGGGCAGCCGCGAGCTGTTCGGCCAGCACCGCGATGGTCGTTCGATTCCGCTCGAGGTCGGGCTCTCACCGCTGCGCAGCGGTCACGACGTGCTGGTGCAGGCGGTGATCATCGACATCAGCGCGCGCAAGGCCGCCGAGGAGCGCTTCCGCCTGGTGGTCGAGGCTTCGCCCAACGCCATCGTGCTCGCCGATGCCAAGGGGCTGGTGAGCATGGTCAACCGGCAGACCGAGCAGATGTTCGGCTACAGCCGTGACGAACTGCTCGGCCAGCCAGTGGAGCGGCTGCTGCCGGAAACCCTGCGCGGCCTGCACTCTGGTCTGCGCCAGGTGTTCACCCAGGACCCGTCGCCGCGGCGCATGGGCAACAACCGTGAACTGTTCGGCCAGCACCGCGATGGTCGGCTGATTCCGCTGGAGGTCGGCTTGTCGCCCCTGCGCAGCGGCGACGACATGCTGGTGCAGGCGGTGATCATCGATATCAGCGAGCGCAAGGCCGCCGAGAAACGCCTGCGTGAACAGGCCGAGCAACTGGCGCTGGCCAACCGCTACAAGTCGGAATTCCTCGCCAACATGTCCCACGAGCTGCGCACGCCGCTGAACAGCATCCTGATCCTCAGCGAACAGCTCAAGCAGAACGCCGCCGGCAACCTGACCGAGAAGCAGGTCAAGCATGCCGACATCGTCTATCGCGCCGGCAACGACCTGCTGCAGCTGATCAACGACGTGCTCGACCTGGCCAAGATCGAAGCCGGTCGTGTGCAGCTGAGGCTGGAGCCGCTCAACGTCCACGACATGCTCGTCGAACTGGATGCCAGCCTGCGGCCGATGGCCGAGGTGAAGGGCCTGCAGCTGTTCAGCCATGTCGAGCCGGGTGTGCCGCGGGTGATCAACAGCGACCGCGGGCGCCTGCACCAGATCCTGCGCAACCTGCTGTCCAACGCGCTGAAGTTCACCGAGAGCGGCGAGGTCGAGCTGACCATCGCCTGCTCGCCCACGCCGCTGGACGATGAGCGCGAGACCCTGCAGATCGTCGTGCGGGACACCGGTATCGGCATTGCAGCGGAGCAGCACGAGCGCATCTTTCAAGCCTTTCAGCAGATCGATGGGTCGACCAGCCGGCGCTTCGGAGGCACCGGCCTGGGCCTGGCCATCACCCGTCAGCTGGTCGAAGTGCTGGGTGGGCAGATCAGCCTGCAGAGTACGCCCGGCCAGGGCTCGCGGTTCATCGTGCAGCTGCCGGTGGTGGCGCCGGTGCAGGTCGATGCCCACGAGCCCCCGGTCAGCGCACCGGTACGCAGTGGTCAGGGGCCGGCCATGCTGATCGTCGAGGACGACGCCAATTTCGCCTCGGTGATCGCCGAGGCTGCCCAGGCCCACGGCTTTTCCTGCGTGCAGTGCCGCAGTGGCAAGCAGGCCATCGAATTGCTGCAGAGCGAGCGCTTCGTCGCGGTGGTACTCGACATCCTGTTGCCGGACATCAGCGGCTGGCAGATCTATCGCCGCATGCGTGGCCTGGCCCAGCACCGCGAGGTGCCGGTGCACATCATTTCCTGCGTGCCGCAGCCGCAGGACTGGCAGGCCGACGGTACCCACTATCTGGTCAAACCGATCGGCCGTCAGGCCCTGGAGCAGGTCTTCCAGGACCTTGCCGTGCCGGGGCAGGCCGAGCGGCCACTGCTGCTGGTGGAAGATGTCGATGCCGAACGGGCGTATTACGGCGAACACCTGCAGCAGCTCGGCTTCACCTGTACGCCCGCTGCGACTGCCGCCCAGGCGCTGCAGCTGTATGCCCGCGAACCGTTCGGTGCGGTGGTGATCGACCTCAACCTGCCCGATCAGGACGGCTTCGACCTGCTCGAGGCGATGCACCGCGAACGGCCGCTGCACGGCACCCGCGTGGTGGTGAACACCGGTGTCGATGTCAGCCACCAGGACCTGCAGCGCCTGCGCCATTACTCGGCGGTGGTGGTGCGCAAGAGTGGCAACGACCTTGCCGCGCTCGACTCGGCGGTGCAGGGCTTTCTTGCCGCGGTGCGTACGCCGCCGGCCAGTACCGCGCCGGTTCTGAACGGCAAGCGCGTGCTGCTGGTGGATGACGACATGCGCAACATCTACGCGATGACGGCGCTGCTTGACGAGATCGGCCTGCACGTGACACCGGCCAAGGATGGTGTGGAGGCTCTGGAATGCTTCGCCCGCGAGCCGTTCGACGTGATCCTGATGGACATGGCCATGCCGGTGATGGACGGCTACACCGCCACGCGAATTTTAAAGGAAGAACATGATTGCCGGATTCCGGTCATAGCTCTGACGGCTCATGCAATGAAGGGCGACCGGGAGAAATGCATCACCGCCGGCGCCGATGACTACCTGGCCAAGCCGGTGGCTCGCCAGGATTTGCTGGACCTGCTGCAGCGCTGGCTCAGCACCACGCCCGAGGCATCGCGCCGGGCTCAGGGAGACAAGCAGTGA
- a CDS encoding OmpA family protein — MLTTPRLILAATVVALVTGCASQNPYDNQNTSQNGNQNSGGMSKTAKYGGLGALAGAAAGAAINHDKRGKGALIGAAVAGAAGAGYGYYVDKQEAELRRSMEGTGVQVERQGDNIQLIMPGNITFATDSADIASNFYTPLNNLATSFRQYDQNSIEIVGHTDSTGSHSHNMALSQRRAQSVANYLQAQGVNAARVSTRGAGPDQPVASNANESGRAQNRRVEVNLRPLPAQQ, encoded by the coding sequence ATGTTGACTACCCCACGCCTGATCCTCGCTGCCACTGTCGTCGCACTGGTCACAGGCTGTGCCTCGCAGAATCCGTACGACAACCAGAACACCAGCCAGAACGGCAATCAGAATTCCGGCGGCATGAGCAAGACCGCCAAGTACGGTGGCCTCGGCGCACTGGCCGGTGCCGCCGCCGGCGCCGCGATCAACCACGACAAGCGCGGCAAGGGTGCGCTGATCGGTGCCGCCGTCGCCGGCGCAGCGGGGGCGGGCTACGGCTACTACGTCGACAAGCAGGAAGCGGAGCTGCGCCGCAGCATGGAAGGCACTGGCGTTCAGGTCGAGCGCCAGGGCGACAACATCCAGCTGATCATGCCGGGCAACATCACCTTCGCCACCGACTCGGCCGACATCGCCAGCAACTTCTATACGCCGCTGAACAACCTGGCCACGTCGTTCCGCCAGTACGATCAGAACAGCATCGAGATCGTCGGCCATACCGACAGCACCGGCAGCCACTCGCACAACATGGCGCTGTCGCAACGCCGTGCGCAGAGCGTAGCCAACTACCTGCAGGCGCAGGGTGTGAACGCGGCCCGGGTGAGCACCCGAGGTGCCGGCCCGGACCAGCCGGTGGCGAGCAACGCCAACGAGTCGGGGCGTGCGCAGAACCGCCGCGTCGAGGTCAATCTGCGGCCGCTGCCTGCTCAGCAGTAA
- a CDS encoding MBL fold metallo-hydrolase, with protein MSPTPPTLIRETFPVGPLQCNCTLIGDPLSKKAIVVDPGGEPEMILARLQAHGLTLVSIIHTHAHLDHFLASGQLKELTGATLHLHQEDQFLWDNLEMQCRMFGVPYRPVPAPDQWLADDEELACGCGVALHTPGHTPGSMSFWFPQAKLLIAGDTLFRRGIGRTDLWGGDYATIERSIKQRLYSLDEEATVVTGHGPDTRLGDEMRDNPFVRA; from the coding sequence ATGAGCCCCACGCCGCCCACGCTGATTCGCGAAACCTTCCCCGTCGGCCCTTTGCAGTGCAACTGCACGCTGATCGGTGATCCGCTGAGCAAGAAGGCCATCGTCGTCGATCCGGGCGGCGAGCCGGAGATGATCCTCGCGCGCCTGCAGGCGCATGGGCTGACGCTGGTCAGCATCATCCACACCCATGCCCATCTCGATCACTTCCTGGCGTCCGGCCAGTTGAAGGAACTGACGGGCGCGACCCTGCACCTGCACCAGGAAGACCAGTTCCTCTGGGACAACCTGGAAATGCAGTGCCGCATGTTCGGCGTGCCTTATCGTCCGGTGCCGGCGCCGGATCAGTGGCTGGCCGACGACGAGGAGCTGGCCTGCGGTTGCGGTGTGGCGCTGCACACGCCGGGGCATACGCCAGGCTCCATGAGTTTCTGGTTTCCCCAGGCCAAGCTGTTGATCGCCGGTGACACGCTGTTCCGCCGCGGCATCGGGCGCACGGATTTGTGGGGTGGCGATTACGCGACCATCGAGCGCTCGATCAAACAGCGTCTGTACAGCCTGGACGAGGAGGCTACGGTGGTCACCGGTCACGGCCCGGATACCCGCCTGGGCGATGAGATGCGCGACAACCCGTTCGTGCGCGCGTGA
- a CDS encoding AraC family transcriptional regulator gives MRKLLTLDTELVPMTYAEALLELAAERGVGREQLLAHAGLSSECLHNASGRLSLNAIYFLGNSALVLCKEPALGLLLGQRLNASAHGILGYALLSSPTLERAVHFALKYYRVLGLTFDLELVEHEDYLELRANESIPLGVLGRFAAEGLFAALYSIAGFLLGEEPQQVQVGFVHPRPVHAERYREVFGCDALFDQPWHWLKLPRRYLDKPMALANPATMRMCEEQCEALLAALDVEDGLLTRLRRLLLARPGDFPNLDSAAHALHTSGRSLRRHLAEAGTSYQKVLDEVRKRLALQYLTTTHLPLFEIALLLGFSDPSNFRRAFQKWTGKRPGDYRARPEQP, from the coding sequence ATGCGCAAACTGCTTACTCTCGACACCGAACTGGTGCCCATGACTTACGCCGAAGCTCTGCTGGAGCTAGCCGCGGAGCGGGGTGTGGGCAGAGAGCAGTTGCTGGCACATGCCGGCCTTTCAAGCGAGTGCCTGCACAATGCCAGCGGCCGCCTGTCACTGAATGCCATCTATTTTCTGGGTAATAGCGCGCTGGTTCTGTGCAAGGAGCCGGCGTTGGGTCTGCTGCTGGGGCAGCGGCTGAACGCCTCGGCGCACGGCATCCTCGGCTATGCGCTGCTCTCCAGCCCTACGCTGGAGCGCGCGGTGCACTTCGCGCTGAAGTATTACCGGGTACTCGGCTTGACCTTCGACCTGGAGCTGGTCGAGCACGAGGATTACCTGGAGTTGCGGGCCAACGAGTCGATTCCCCTTGGCGTGCTCGGGCGTTTTGCTGCTGAGGGCTTGTTTGCCGCGCTCTACAGCATCGCCGGGTTTCTCTTGGGCGAGGAACCGCAGCAGGTGCAGGTCGGCTTCGTTCATCCGCGCCCCGTACATGCCGAGCGCTACCGAGAGGTGTTTGGCTGTGACGCGTTGTTCGACCAGCCCTGGCACTGGCTGAAACTGCCGCGCAGATACCTGGACAAACCCATGGCGCTGGCCAATCCGGCGACCATGCGCATGTGCGAGGAGCAGTGCGAGGCGCTGCTGGCGGCTCTGGATGTCGAGGATGGCTTGCTCACCCGCTTGCGCCGCCTGCTCCTGGCGCGCCCTGGCGACTTCCCCAATCTCGACAGCGCGGCGCACGCCCTGCATACCAGCGGCCGCAGCCTGCGTCGGCACCTGGCCGAAGCCGGTACCAGCTACCAGAAAGTGCTCGACGAAGTGCGCAAGCGCCTGGCGTTGCAGTACCTGACTACCACCCACCTGCCGCTGTTCGAAATCGCCCTGTTGCTGGGCTTCAGCGACCCTTCCAATTTCCGCCGTGCCTTCCAGAAATGGACGGGCAAGCGGCCGGGCGACTATCGTGCGCGCCCGGAGCAACCATGA
- a CDS encoding metal-dependent hydrolase, translating into MSNPTPPDLTIKPRQPGFDLPQPWLRHWHGDNAFKSHFFDAMSLLFPDGERFFIDSVRHYRDRVTDPQQQEQIRGFIGQEAHHSREHQHYSDALRATGYDLDYLEHRLKRRLAFVRKHLPPKVHLASTVAVEHLTAIMADAILQNPDWLEGADPAMARLWRWHALEESEHKAVAFDLYQQVGTSPWLRRRAMIYSTLYFTLDTFKGLVHMLKRDGLLWNWQVWRDGLAWLWGSRGILRPLVRVYLDFYKRDFHPWQHDNLHIIEDYRRQFDLPLQAD; encoded by the coding sequence ATGTCCAATCCCACACCGCCCGACCTGACGATCAAGCCGCGCCAGCCTGGTTTCGACCTGCCGCAACCCTGGTTGCGCCACTGGCATGGCGACAATGCCTTCAAGAGCCACTTCTTCGACGCCATGTCGCTGCTGTTCCCCGATGGCGAGCGTTTCTTCATCGACTCGGTACGCCACTACCGCGACCGGGTAACCGATCCCCAGCAACAGGAGCAGATCCGCGGCTTCATCGGCCAGGAGGCGCACCACAGCCGCGAACACCAGCACTACAGCGACGCCCTGCGCGCCACCGGCTACGACCTCGACTATCTGGAACATCGCCTGAAGCGGCGCCTGGCGTTCGTGCGCAAGCACCTGCCGCCCAAGGTACACCTGGCCTCCACCGTCGCGGTGGAACACCTGACCGCGATCATGGCCGACGCCATCCTGCAGAATCCTGACTGGCTGGAGGGTGCCGACCCGGCCATGGCGCGACTGTGGCGCTGGCATGCGCTGGAAGAAAGCGAGCACAAGGCCGTTGCGTTCGACCTCTATCAACAGGTCGGCACCAGCCCCTGGCTACGCCGCCGGGCAATGATTTACAGCACGCTGTACTTCACCCTCGACACCTTCAAGGGCCTGGTGCACATGCTCAAGCGCGATGGTTTGCTATGGAACTGGCAGGTATGGCGCGACGGCCTGGCCTGGCTGTGGGGCAGCCGCGGCATTCTGCGTCCGCTGGTGCGGGTCTACCTGGACTTCTACAAACGCGACTTCCATCCGTGGCAGCACGACAACCTGCACATCATCGAGGACTATCGGCGCCAGTTCGACCTGCCACTGCAGGCCGATTGA